Part of the Sebastes umbrosus isolate fSebUmb1 chromosome 3, fSebUmb1.pri, whole genome shotgun sequence genome is shown below.
tggtcactctaacacgtacagcacgcccaagctgatcctacaagtgttgaattgggtcgaggtctggactcttggcaggccgttccattctctctactcccacattgtggaggtagtctgtgataaccctggctctgtgggggcgagcgttgtcatcttggaggatgaaattaggtcccagattgtggagatatgggatcgccactggctgcagaatctcatcccgatatctcactgcattgagatggccttcaatgatgacaagccttgttttgccagtgagggagatgccgaccaccaaaagctgttactcgatcggtgcaacaatcagcatagcgttctccgcgtcgtctccatactttgaccctgccatccaactttcgcagacagaacctggacccGTCACTGAACAttacattcccccacatgttcaggttccattgtctgtgttgtcgacaccagcgcaaacgggcctgacggtggagggcagtcattgcaggcttcctggtagccttatgagaatacactgtttaccattggcagagcattttggcaaatatttcttgggcgctacccacataatcagctgtactgctcatcccacaaatgcatgatccttacaagttggacatcatttcgaaggtaaataaacaggctttccaacgatgtaaaatacaatgccaattagcattgtaacaacagagaaataatccaccaaacacaagtttccgaactttgtttttccagcatATATAATTTTTGCTTCATGGTTTGCATCCTATTTCATCCTATCTGCTAAGAGTTACCTTTTGATctcaacatccatccatccatccatcttcaactgcttatccgggatcgggtcgcgggggcaacagctccagcaggggaccccaaacttccctttcccgggccacattaaccagctctgactgggggatcccgaggcgttcccaggccagagtagagatataatctctccacctagtcctgggtcttccccgtggtctcctcccagctggtcgtgcctggaacacctcccaagggaggcgcccaggaggcatccgtgctagatgcccgaaccacctcaactggctcctttcgacgcaaaggagcaaggactctactccgagtccctcacggatgactgagcttcttaccctatctctaagggagacgccagccaccctcctgaggaaacccatttcggccgcttgcacccacgacctcgttctttcggtcatgacccaaccctcatgaccataggtgagagtaggaacgaagattgaacggtagatcgagagctttgccttccggctcagctctcttttcgtcacaacggtgcggtaaagcgaatgcaataccgcccctgctgctccgattctccgaccaatctcacgttccatcgtcccctcactcgcgaacaagaccccgaaatacttaaactccttcacttggggtaaggactcattccctacccggagtaggcaatccaccggtttcctgctgagaaccatggcctcagatttagaggtgctgattctcatcccgactgcgtcacactcggctgcgaaccgatccagtgagtgctggaggtcgcagaccgatgatgccaacaggaccacatcatctgcaaaaagcagcgatgagatcctcagcacaccgatctgcaaaccctcctccacccgactacgcctcgatatcctgtccatgaatatcatgaacaggattggtgacaaagcgcagccctggcggaggccaacccccaccggaaacgagtccgacttattgccgaggatccgaacacagctctcgctttgggcgtacagggattggatggccctgagaagtgcccccctcaccccgtactcccgcagcaccccccacagtatctcccgggggacccggtcatatgccttctccaagtccacaaaacacatgtagactggatgggcatactcccaggccccctccaggatccttgagagagtgaagagctggtccgttgttccacggccaggacggaatccgcattgttcctcttcgatctgaggttcgactatcggccgaaccctcctttccagcaccttggagtagactttaccagggaggctgatcagtgtgatacccctgtaattggcacacactctctggtccccctttttgaaaaggggaaccaccaccccggtgtgccactccttaggcactgtcaccgacttccacgcggtgttgaagagacgtgtcatccaagacagcccctccccacccagagccttcagcatttctgggcggatctcatcaacccccggggctttgccactgtggagttgtttgactacctcagtgacttccaccagggtaattgatgatggtcccccatcagcttccagctctgcctctaccatagagggcgtattggtcggattcagaagttcctcaaagtgctccttccaccgcccgattacctcctcagttgaggtcaacagtgtcccatccttactgtacacagcttggatggttccccgtttccccctcctaagttgccggatggttttccagaagcactttggtgccgaccgaaagtccttctccatagCTGCTCCGAACttctcccacacccgctgctttgcctccgtcacggcagtggctgctgctcttcgggcccgtcggtaccctgcaactgcctccggagacctccgagataacatatcccggaaggtctccttcttcagtcggacggcttccctgaccaccggtgtccaccacggtgttcgagggttgccaccccttgaggcacctaagatcttaaaaccacagctcaccgccgcagcttcagcaatggaagctttgaacatcgtccactcgggttcaatgcccccaacctccacagggatgccagaaaagctccgccggaggtgtgagttgaagatctctcggacaggggcctcctccagacgttcccagttcaccctcactacgcgtttgggcttaccaggtctgtccagagtcttcccccaccctctgacccaactcaccaccagatggtgatcagttgacagctccgcccctctcttcacccgagtgtccaaaacatgcggcctcagatcagatgatacaattacaaaatcgatcatcgaccttcggcctagggtactctggtaccacgtacacttatgagcatccttatgttcgaacatggtgttcgttatggacaatccatgagtagcacagaagtccaacaacaaacgaccactcgggtttagatcagggaggccgttcctcccaatcacgccactccaggtgtctccatcgttgcccatgtgcgcgttgaagtctcccaggagaactatggagtcccctactggagccccatacaggactccattcagggtctccaagaaggccgaatactccgaactgctgtttggtgcatacgcacaaacaacagtcagagttttcccccccataacccgaaggcgtagggaggcgaccctctcgtccaccggggtaaactccaacatagcggcactcagccggggatttgtgagtatccccacacacGCCCgccgcctcacaccatgggcaactccagagaagaatagagtccaacccctatccaagagtacggttccagaaccgaggctgtgcgtagaggtaagccctaccagatccaactgatagcgctccaccttccgcacaagctccggctccttcccccacagagaggtgacgttccacgtcccgagagccagcctctgccgcccgggttcagtccgtcgaggtccctggccttcactgccacccgtgtggcagcgcacccgacccaagcggttcttcccgcaggtggtgagcccacaggatggagaggaggggggtgccacgttccttcttcggggtatccccggccgggctccgtggcaagcccggccaccagacgctcgttgacgggccctccgtctgggcctggctccagacgtgggccccgggcttcctccgggccgggtaacttctcctctgcctcgtgtcgtcattggggtttttgtgaaccattcttagtccggcccctcacctaagaccaatttgccatgggagaccctaccaggagcacgaggctccagacaacacagccctcagggtcatagggacacacaaacctctccaccacgttaaggtgatggttcccgGAGAGGTGATCTCAACATATATTACATAAAACATGTAATTGCTTAATGGCAACTTTCAGCcacaaagacaagaaaaaagaaggaaagTTACTTTTCAATGGTGATCTATTGGtgatttattcatttgaatCATTTTATGGTACAAATAGTGAGTTGGTTATTGTTGCCATAAAAGGCTTTCAACTGTTAACAGAAGGAGTTTAATCAATAAATCTAACTTAAGATGATGGTAGTCCGCCTATTTAACTATTATTAATAGTTAAtcctattattttttaatattagtgTTCCGTGAAAATATGTTCAAGTCTCATCATGTTGTTAAAAGACTGTGCAATATTGAAAACTTTTAAACAAAGATTTTTCCACAAATTGAGTGAATTTGTTCATGTTGAAATATTTAgtcttcaataaaaacaaatatttttttgtcaccATATAAAAGAActgaaatttaaatttaaataaaaaaatccaaaatgcaataaaaattaaatcaatataATAAGTTTAGATGCAAATGAAAAGCCCtataaattgaatttatttgcagcctttaaaaaaacCCACATAAAAGAATCCACTGGACAGATTAAATGTAACATGGTATATTATACTGAGACAACATCACGCAGGTCAAGCCAAGAAAAAATATGATTATGATAATTTGATTTttcacatttaacatttttacaacacgattgcacattttaaatcaacagataaagagaagaagaattCACAGCTTGTATGGAGTCTTCTAGTACAGTGCAGAGTAATGCAGGTACAACCCACATTTTACACAAGTGAGCACAGGGTTCATGATGACGCCTGATGTGTTTGCATAAAGAGGTTTTGGTCCTGTCCTGAATGTTTCTTTAGTCACGGTTGTCTTCACTACCTTTTGTTATGACGTCAGCTGAGTTGATACTGCAGTGCTTGGTTCACATGCGTTTATAGACGTGCAGGACCCGTTCACAGTTGGGGCAGCAATGCTCCACATCCTTGCAATCATCCACCCAGAAGGGGATGAGACAGCAAGGCCAGCACCTGGTGTGGAGTatcaaaataaagtcaaaataataTAACCATTAATTTTAAGCTGGCTAAAAAGCCCCCCTGCTGCCTTAGTAGTAATATGTGAGTTACCTGAACTTACggatttaattcaattcaatttatttttatacagcgtcaaatcataacagaagttatctcaagacgcttttcatatagtaCTAGTACTATTATAATatgtactctataatttagagacccaacaagagatcccccatgagcatgcactaGGTGTGACTTTAGTAAtaaaaaaactcccctttaacagGTAGAAACCTTaggcagaaccaggctctggatgcacagcaaccacaataatagcacaacAGCTATAAATAGTAATACaaataggactaataacaataatcatcaTGGTTATAATAGAATGATAATAGAAATATCAGTAATaacaacagtaataataatagaaaaatgaCTATTACTGATAATAATACAATGATGTATATGAATGATTGGTTCAAAATCGCCTTGTgagttttgaaaatgtaaaacctACTGAGTTAAATTTACTGAACTTGAGAACACAAATGCAACATACATAAAGGGATAGtagggtgttttgaagtggggttgtatgaggtatttatccatagtcagtgtattacctacagtagattacggttggcacgcctccagtttggagaagcagacaggagttacagcacggaaacaaagcaatgtactgctgtggacgatgccggcagcaaaacatattttagccttctaaaagaaagactcacctaaaaaaaatctaaatcagtttaagtgtacgctatatttagaatattttcaccggtttgCTCCCTTGCGATAACTCCTGTcagcttctccaaactggaggcgtgccgaccgtcatctactgtaggtaatacactgactatagataagtacctcatacaaccccacttcaaaacacctaaactatccctttaagatgtTAATTTGAATCAACATGAAGAATTTACATGTGTCTCCTGCTGTTGTGGTCACTGCTGCTTCCAGTGATACCATTACATCATGAGTGCACCGGGGACTGGACTCCATACTAACCTTCTTTGTGGTTcgctttgtttttattatcatgaTAAGAAACAACTATGACTTATCTTAAAATGCATTTAAGACACACAGCAAGTTTCatcatgtatgtttttttcaaactaCAAAAAAGAGGGGTCACTGGAGAGTTTTAACTCTCAAACAATGCATGCAGGGAAGCTTGGTAATATGCTAATATGTTTCTTCACAAACTTAATGTAATGAGTTGAGCAAACTCTCAGCAGTACATTAATTCAGCTTTtcattaaagtttaaaaaaaaaaaaaaaacactcaagtgAACTAATTTATAAATTCTGAAGTTGtctgaaaatataaattaatattataaGTTAAATTAACTCGAAATTACTAAAACTATTTTATGTTAATGAGGAAAGATTAATTGATTCCACTAAATCCCTGTAAGATGTTAATATGGgcgtgactgtgtgtgttgttgggtTCTCTACTCACAAGAAGAATGCTAGTATGCCACAGATCATCCAGGTGAACAGACCAGCTTTGTACTTGACTTTAGTGACAATAGTGCTTTGGCAGTAAGGACACACCATCTGTCCGGGAAAATCCTCCGGCAGCTGCTGAACCATTACCACCTGGCTCACTGTGAAGGACACACCCAACACCCTGTAAAACCCACTGACAGTCCACACCTCCTCACCAACCCGTCACTGAACTCAAAGCTCTCAGAGGTTTTGCTTTATTCTATTCAAAGTTATTTTAACTTGTTAGAAACTGTTGGAAAGAGACACTCACCGGGTTCGACGAACTGAGGTTGTTGTAGGCTGTACTGGTAAGTAACACTTTGAACTTCATAGCCTATGAGAAAGAGATATTaagtttgagtaacgtttagCTAAAGAACAGAGTGATAAACAAGCTGCCAAGAGGCTCCGATTACCACATGGACTAAAATGACACAATTAACTCAAGAATATAAGagctacattacagtaaaatatgCAGGTAAAATGACTCAGATGAGGGTCCCTGATCTCTTACTGGGCTGGTAGCCAGGCAGAGGTTGCATGACAGGCTGAGCTTGGAAGCCAGGCTGAGCTTGGAAGCCAGGCAGAGGTTGCATGACAGGCTGAGCTTGGATGCCAGGCTGAGCTTGGATGCCAGGCAGAGGTTGCATGACAGGCTGAGCTTGGATGCCAGGCTGAGCTTGGATGCCAGGCAGAGGTTGCATGACAGGCTGAGCTTGGATGCCAGGCTGAGCTTGGATGCCAGGCTGATTTTGGTAGACTCCCACGTTGTTGTAGATAGGGAGACCGGGGTACGGCGGTGGTAGGTCCTGACCCTTTTCCATGATATCTGCTAAAGGAGCAGGAAAAAGCTTCTAAGCAACAGAAAATACAGCAAAAAAGCAACCGGAGTAATCCTTGTAATCCAAAATTCAGTTCTGATCTCTGAATGAAGCAAAGTGAAGATGTTGAACAGAGCAGGGTTGGGTGGTTAAAATGTGGGAGGGACTTGGGTCCAGATTAAAACCTGAATCATCACTATCTATTTTTgcatctcttctctctttgtgtgtgaacACCTTCTAATCAAGTTGAAGAGCATTTAATCGTGAAGCAATGAATGGCCAAAACTCTTTCTCCATGACGTATGTATGCAAGCAAACTGGTTTgttggtattttattttgactttataaTATTCAAAAGTGAAACTAGGCAGCAGCTCCCTGCTCTCATGTGACCAGAGGTCCCATTCTTCTGTAGGGCAGCTTTATGTAAATGATTCTTTAATCTCACTGtttcaacaaacacacaaatagtcCCCTATATTCAATGGTATCTTTTATGAGCAATTTATTTGCATGTAACTTCTCCAACACACCTGTCGACAGCTAATGCAAACGAGCCACTGTTGTGAATTTGTATCAAAACTGCACTCCCATCCTCTCCCATCActgcctcagtgtgtgtgtgtgtgtgtgtgcgtgtgtgtgtgtgtgtgtgtgtgtgtgtgtgtagcaagGTCACAGCCAAATCTATGTGAGGGAGACCAATGCACTCAGGTTGTTCTCATACCCCGCtggtagctatacctacgaaaagtaatgcactataatttgtatatatcccacaaaatcaatttgtatgtaatctgcgtaatcgtgaaccaggaaagagcgacaaacgcagcgtagggaggaggatggggtggatgagtgggtaaacaaacaccagactttcgcccaggagaccggtgtttgtatcCCGAGAGACGTTGGTCATGTAAGTTCCGTACTTGAGTAACTCCActtccacaatcttttcctaaacctaactaagtagtttccaagttgtttcctatgaaaactgaatttttttttagattattttttttggcatttcaaGCCTTTATTGGTAGGAGAGTGGACAGTCTAGAAATGAGGACAGAGACAGGGGGCGACATGCGGAAATAGCCTCAGGTCAGAtttgaacccgggccgccgcggttaGGACTAAGCCTTGTTATATGagcgctctaccaactgagctatcggGGCGCCCACGGaaattaattttgaaaagactggagcggaaattgttTGCGTGCGTCATGTGTGGACATTCgcacgaaaaattaggaatacATTTTTGGTAAGATATCATAGGAACCGTTGGTGGTTTTGAGCGAGTTTTGTTTAAAACAAGTGTTtctaaggtcaagaatgaactttcatgcTGAATCAGAATGTTAAAACTAAAATCAATCATCAATAGCATAGACAGCCCTCTGTTGTGTTCAGCTTGTGACATTTATTTGCGTGTGCCTGCGTTGTCAAATTGGTGAattgagttttatttatttacagcgTTTCTTTTCTAAATGCTGATATTTTCttcatttgcatttgttttcttttgagcTGCATGCGTTGAGCTCTCTTGGCCACCGTACACAAATCAGACAATGCAGTCTGGTACAGGTGACTTACtgagaataaaaggaaagagaaatggaaaaataaaaaacacgtgCGGGTGAGTGAGGTGGCAGATCTCGTTCAACCTGTCCACCATGCCATTGAGTTCCTATGAACGCTGTTGCTCAATCAAGACCTATAATCAGGACTGATGACTCAACTTATAATCATGTCTAAGGAGTCAAATAAAGTTTCAGATTTTGACCTCAACTTAACAATTGTTACATATGTGACAAGCTTAAGCCACTTTTTAACTGGCACACATATGAAAAccaagccacacacacacattcacacacacacacacacacacacacacacacacgcacacacgcacacacacacacacacacacacacacacacacacacacacacacatcaacatcaacattaaagggactgtttgtaactttttacaggtataaatctaccgggtcagtgtcccatgcacgctcgtgGGGGCTATGCTGTTTAGacttcctgtggacacgtaccatcacactccaacacaaactacacggaagcaccaaaacctcaaagttatatctagtgaagcccgtctgttaaacagtgttggcggcgGTCGTAGTacgtgggggagaccgtagctttggtctccagggccggagtctctgctgtactctgctccgctgcctgccttcactcacacaccgcgtgcgttctcgctccacctctagatgtgcatgcgcgcacactccacactgcagaagactttgtagctctgagaatatctagtaaatgtacaatggatgtttgtgcagaaataaatgctgcagctcctccagaccaacagaggttttccgtgtcttgtgaagtgacggggctctgcagcgagaaacgttattgtctccgaccggATGCTGGTGTATCCCTCCTAGcgcagtcggagacgataaagttTCTCATCGTGCTTCAGcctaaaagccaacactaggatcagatctaaatcatgttcatggagagaccttcgtctggtcagctaacattactgccaagcaggtgaaatatagagtgatattgtggttttagctgacgtgtgtcgcctcactgttttgagcgatgctcattcatgtctatttagagcgagcacaagcgcgagcccgacgctgactttcgttgaattaacggccacaggtgtcactgttaacaagcatttctgattcttacaaacagtccctttaagtgaggTTTACTGTAGTTGTTTCACCTCACCTCCAAGTTTACGTACActttcatttacatacacttaGTTTGCATTCAATGCAAATGGctctttttgacttttttgacagtCTGTATGTAAAGGCTAAtatacagctagcgggtcattgttgtgaaagaatccctgacagggcgatgccgcaccccGACGTGGAGAGGGGagtctttcacaacaatgacccgctagctgtacattatcccgcttattacacggctacttacttaataaATCAACAATTTGAGGCGCCGCTATAACTCACCTGGTAGAGTGGGcgtcccatgtaccaaggctgagtccttaacGCAGCGGCTCAGAGTTCGGATCCAACCTTTGGCCCTTTGCTGTATATTAAcccctccctcactctctctctcattactatctctctctttatcaATAAAGGCATTGAAaagccaaaaaaataaaataaaataaatgatctttaataaattaataatttgacacatAGACGGTCGACCAGAGTGGGACATCAGAATttcgtccatagcaacggtctactacacatagcgacggtctgctaCAGAAAAATagcagaccgtagaacgccgtgattaaccaatcagaatcgagtattcaacaacgccgtgtaataaatatacagggCAAAGGAAGGATAAGATTAACTTAGTACTATAATAGACGTCCCTTTTCTGAACCTAAAGAACAGACTAAAAGCCATTCAGACTGCTtgtctcttttttaaaaatcgctGTCAAGTTGCTGCTCTTAGATTTTGAACTACAGAATCATAAAAGTCAACAAAatcagacaaacaaaaaaacgttCAGATTCTGCTAGCGTGCAGTATCTCTTCTTACTCTGAGCTTGTTTCTTTTTGAGGACAGATATAATGCTGCTTACCTTATTATGGAGAGGCAAGGAGGGTGTGTGAGAGCCTGGACCTGCTTCTCCGGATGTTTGAGACAAACTGAGAATGACAACCATACAAATGCTGTGTGTCGGAATGAAGGTTGAGCAACATTGTGAAAAGGTGAAGTCATTGTGGGTGTGGAACTGTGGTGCATCACACCATATTTGTAGAATTTCAAATTGTTATTCTCTTTTTCCAACATATATTTGCTTCACTATCAAAATAAATCACCATTACTCTTTTCTGTAGTGTCTTGCCACATTGACACTTCcaacaaaacaatttaaagagacaatattatattattttactcattttctgtattttgttttacagtattAGATTACTAGATGCTTGAAAATGTTatgtattgattgattgaaaccTTTATTTACACCGTAAAAGCTCACCAAGGGCAGGAGTGCCCTACAGGGACATACAACTAATACGTGTTAGAATAAAACAGTAGTTacgtaataaataaaacacagcatctaacaaaaggtaaaaaataaaacaaaaacagctacAAGACAAAAAAGGACAAGGATatcaattaaaacatttcatattCAATAGTACATTAATGTTTCAATGTGTGAGACAAAGTGTGAGAAACATATACCTTAGGCTATACTGAAGAAGGTGCAAAGTAAATAAAAGCTGTTTTCTCCAAAGCATTCTTACTGTAATCCTGGGGATTTATAAAAGAAAACTACACTGAGCTTGTGAGGGATATCTTTAATATGTTGTTCATTCATTTGTAAACAGGGGACATTtataaatgtgttcatttgaatacagtaaatatcacaggAACATGTTTTGCTCTGATATTCCAGGTGAAGCCTGAAGTgcaacttttgacatttggagatatTTGGATAATTCAAGGAGGAATAAAAAGTCACTTTGGAAGGCTGACATGAATAAactttaaaggataaggctgcattgttctttttttttttcttatatgtaaaaaaaaaaattctgtgaaAATATCAAACCAATAATACACCAATCCGTTTATTCCCCAGCTTGTCTGTGACACTCAGCCCCAGGCACAATAGTtcatacttaaaggaacagtgtgtgacaaacatgggatctattggcagaaatggaatataatattaataagtgtgtttttctttagtgtataatcacctgaaaataagaattgttgtttttgttcatttagaatgagccgtttgtatctacatagggagcgggtcctcttcacggagctggccgccatgtttctacagtagcccagaaaaggacaaaccaaacactggctctagagagagggACATTCCTGTTTTCGTATCgaccaccatagttctccaacacgcttggcacacgggagaagttcaATACGAACGTCAATCAAAGtgggtcacaaatatataagtgctgtcaatcgattaaaatatttcattgtgattaatcacatattaatcgctcatttttaatctgttcaaaaagtaccttaaagggagatttggcaagAATTTAATACTATGATCaccatgggagtgggcaaatatgcttgctttatgcaaatgtatgtatatatttatcattggaaatcaattaacaacacaaaacaatgacaaatattgtccagaaaccctcacaggtactgcaacaacagctgtcagtgtgtcagtgtgctgacttgattatgatttgccccaaactgcatgtgattatcataaagtgggcatgtctgtaaaggggagactcgtgggtacccatagaacccattttctttcacatatcttgaggtcagaggtcaaggggacccctttgaaaacggccgtgccagtttttcctcgccaaaatttagcgtaagttttgagtgttttttagcctcttttgcgacaagatagtatgacatggttgataccaatggattctttaggtttttcttgtttcataggATACAAGTATCTTacctctagttttaaaactgaaaaactgccctctacaacctaaaaatgccATGTTTCCCCCTC
Proteins encoded:
- the LOC119484531 gene encoding lipopolysaccharide-induced tumor necrosis factor-alpha factor homolog → MDEILMSHSGRPSMCQIINLLKIIYFILFFWLFNAFIDKERDSNERESEGGVNIQQRAKGWIRTLSRCVKDSALVHGTPTLPADIMEKGQDLPPPYPGLPIYNNVGVYQNQPGIQAQPGIQAQPVMQPLPGIQAQPVMQPLPGYQPSYEVQSVTYQYSLQQPQFVEPVSQVVMVQQLPEDFPGQMVCPYCQSTIVTKVKYKAGLFTWMICGILAFFLCWPCCLIPFWVDDCKDVEHCCPNCERVLHVYKRM